CAGTTAGCGATAGTGGTTAGGTCTGCCTGAAGTAATTCAACGTCATTcgtattttttatttcgcggtaaacgacacaatcgtccgcaaagagtcctACTCAAGATGTTACATTGTtaggcaggtcattaatatatacaagGAACAGCAAAGGACCTAtgacagaaccttgtgggacgccggaggTCACAGGAATGGATGACGAGTTAAAGCCATTAGCGTGTACATACTGCAATCGGTTAGACAAAAAGCACTCAATCCACCTTAGTACATTATGATCAATATTAAGTTTACTTAGTTTGTAAAGAAGTAAGTTGTGCGacactgtgtcaaatgctttgcGAAAGTCTAAATAAATACAGTCAGCCTCATTGCCATGATCAAGTATGAAGTTAATATTGCTCGTAAGACTTATTGTGTTTCGCAAGAGAAGTATTTTCTAAAACCATGTTGTGCACAGTTGAAGAACGAAGATGACTCAAGAAAGTTAGCTAGGTGAGAAAGGATCACATGTTCCATTATCTTGCAAggaatgctggttaatgatattggTCGATAGTTGAGTGAAAGGTGTTTGTCGcctgatttgtggagtggaaCCACCTTACCCAATTTCCAGTCATCTGGGAGTTCACCGTCTTGAAGGGATTGCTGAAATAATTTTGACAGTATTATGGCAGAATATACTTTAGTGTTTttcagaattttactgctgatatTATCTGGACCGCAAGAAGAGGATAGTTTCATGTGATCTATGATAGTTATGATGCCTTCAAAATCAAAATGAATGTGATGTGACCATTATAGTCCGGTAGTGATGTGCTTGAGGAGAGATAAAATGCCTTAGCAAAAGTTTCATTAAGTACCTTAGCACTGTCGCTAATAGGGATGGGATTTGATTGCGCATCGAGAAGAGAAACTGATGGCTGGACTGAACCGTTGACAACATTCCAGAACTTTTTTGGATCAGTTAGTAAAAGTGATGGCAGAGTGACGTTAAAATATCGCTCCTTGGCTATCTTTAACGCATTTTTGTACTCCTCAACCACACCTCTGAGTGCTGTCCAATGTTCAGGTTTTCCCGATGACTTTGCCTTGGAATAtaaccgtctttttttttgttaccaaggCGTTTTAATGACCGGGTGAACCATGGTGACCTGCCATTAGTAGTGATGATTCTTCGAGGAACATGCAATTCAGTTAGCTCATGTAGTTTGTTCTTAAATAGACACCAATTTTCATTAACAGACCTTTGGTCAGACTTTATGAGAAAGTCATCCAAAAATAGCTTAAGGCCATCATTAATTGACGTAAAATTTGCCTTAGCATAGTCGTAAATGGTTTTAGTTTTATTTCGCGATTTGTTAGACGGTAAGCTTAATCCGATAAGGAGTAGGTAATGATCGCTTAAACCTGGTAAGTAGCTTACGTCGGAAACAAGGTCTGGGGAACTAGTTAGCAAAAGGTCTAATATGCTTGAGCTTGTAGATGTCACCCTTGTGGGTTGTGTGACTACCTGTGTTAATGAAAAGGTGGAGCAAAGTGCTGAAAAAAAACTTGTTGATTCTGATGATCCATCGTTGCCTAAATGAGTGTCTGACCAGTTAATggcaggaaagttaaagtcaccaaaaagaaaaataggcCGATTAGGAAACCTTGTTTGAATTATGTTAAGAATGTCATGGAGGTAATTACAGAAGCCAACGGTAGTAGATGGTGGACGGTAACATGCACAAAAGAGGAGAGCTTTGTTGTTAATTTTGATCTGGACACAAATGAACTCAAGAGTGGTATCAAGGTTAACTTCAAAGCATGCTATATCCTCAGATACCGCGATTAaagtgccgccgccgcggccagaaGGGCGGTCACAACGAAATATATGGTAACACTTTTGTGAGGAAAATATTTCGCTATTGCGCACGGATTCATTGAGCCAAGTCTCTGTTAGTACGGTAATATCAGCCCCCATGGTATCGGCGGTGCAGGATAAGCTGTCACGATGACAAAAAACACTGCGTATATTAGTGAAAAGGATAGAAATGTTTCTAAGTGTTTGCGCAGGTCGATGCTCATCCTTATCTAGTTATCTTGGAGAAGAATGGCTTGAAGGGCTTGAGTTGGTTACAACACGTGTTGAATTGTTTTCCCGGACACTATCAGTTATAGGGCAGTACATGTAACATCTTTTCTTAAGAATAAGCTTGTTGTAGCGGAGGCTAAATGATTCTTCGGGCTCAGTTTGCTTTGCGAATTGAACAAGTTTCTTCCGCGCATGCCTGGTGGCCTGAGAAAAATCTTCGCTAATCGAGACGTCTGAATCTTTCAAGTTGGTCTTTGCACCGAAAACTCTTTCTCTGATTTTGTGATGCGAAAATTTGACTAGTATTGGTCGCGTTTTCTCTGGTCCAGCCGTACCAATTCTATGGGCGCGCTCAGTGTCCATTTCAGCTAAGGTTACAGACATTTCGTCTTCAATAATTTCCCGTACCTTTTTCTCAGATTCAGCCCATGATTCAGTCGATACGTCTGGAACATTGAAAAACACCAGATTTTCCCTTCGAGACCTATCCTCTAAATCGTTTAAACGGATTTTAAGCTTCTCATTTTCGTCCAGTGCCCTTTCAGCATTTTCTTTCACCGTCGCCAAATCTTCACGAACTTCATCTAGAAGCTCCAGTTTATCTTCAACCGAATTAAGACGTATTGAAAGGTCTGCAATCTGTCCGCTCAATTCTTTCTGATTGGCTGTGAGGTCTTGCAAGGAACTGAATATACGCTCTTGCCCTTCCTCAATTTTAGCAGAACGGTCCCTAAGGTCATGAAGCAATGCTAAAACCGCTTCGCTTCCGCTGTCCAGAGCGTCTTGAACCGACTGGGCATTCCTCGCGGCACCAGTTTTGTTCGGCCCAGGATTCAGCTCGACATCCCCACACAGCAGCAATTTCATTACGCAGAAACACTCATGCACATGATTCAAAAGCAGTTGTGGGCACGGGAACACAACAAGGAATGCATTACTGGAGCGCTTAGAAGATGTGTAACTAACCTGGAACAGGCAGAAGCGGAACAAATTGGTCGGCTGCATTGTAGCGTTGTTCCCATGCCCACTAAACTGCTGCGGGCGTCGCCTGTTGCTTAAGTAGAGCGGGCTTGATGATGTCGATGCAGTTGCGGTCAACAGTCCAGGAAGAGCCGCGGTAACTGGCTCCGGCGTGGTATCCAGAAGATGGGCGGAACACACGTCACTTTGCGCTGGCTTGTCTTGCTGCAGCACGTGTGGCAGAAAACCATCGCAACACCGATAAGGCGCCGCGTCGGTGCTTGTGCTGGAGATGGTCACGATCTGGAACAGGCAGAAGCGGAACAAATTGGTCGGCTGCATTGTAGCGTTGTTCCCATGCCCACTAAACTGACGTCTTCTGATGACGTCTTCTCCTTTGTCCCGCCACAACACAAGTCCCTCTActacttcctcctctgccacaatggttccgctcccgctctgtatggactgccaaagatccacaaagaaggcaacccaatgcgcccaatcgtcgatttcaGCCGCTCCCTGCTTCACAAGCTGTCGaactatttgcatcgtgttatatcccctttggttggtaaaagcgaaacgcacgtgcacaactcacacgacttcattgaaaaggttcgcaacatggttATAGATGACGATGAAATTTTGGTTCCATTTAacgtgaagtcactgtttacgagcgtgcccactgtcctggccgtgaaggtttgcacagatgcgctccaggcggatgcaaccctaccggacagaacacccattgaagttccagacctcagcagacttcttcagttctgtttgtcaaacacctatttcacgttccaggagaACATATATAAACAGGTgatggtacggctatgggagcatcaatttctgtcatcgctgcgaacttgacaatggatTCACTGGAGACCCGCGCCCATTCATGCTTCACGTcgcgcccgaaagtctttcttcgttatgtggacgactgtttctgcataatcaagaaatcggctgtgagtacattccttttgcacctgaacagcatggaaccggccatacagtttactacggaagaggaagtagatggccgtctgccttttttgggcattctggtgaaacgcgacggccctggaatatcattcagtgtattccggaaggacacgcacactggcatgtacctcaacttcagttccgtacagcCGACCAGTCAGAAGAGGTCCGTTGTctcctcgcttgtccgccgatcggagaacctctgctctccgctggaagagaaagcgacagatctggacaccgttcgccgcgacctgatggcttcgggctatcccagttcttttatacgaaaatccgagaatcgccttgctcacccgccgccacagcaaccccagcgagagaagaaaaggattccgataacctacgtccccggagtaagtgaaagctTATACCGCATATTCCAGCCGTACGAAGTCGCACATGTACCCTCGCGTAAGCTGCGACACGCGATGGTTACAgcgaaagacaagataaagaagaagttcccgggcatcgtgtatagggttccctgcgctgattgtgagcatgtctatatcggtgaaacaggtgattttcgaaaaagattgcagcagcaccacaatgatgtcaagaacaagcgcgtggcaacaaacacactggctgatcatgctatctccgacggccatgacatcgactgggaaggcacgaagataatcggaaaagaaaagagcaagacgacaaggctttacctagaatctttttatattcagacgacggcaaacacgcttaatcgcaacgaaggcaatctacccccgatatactcccgctgcttgcgtcatatcatgaaacctatataacttaccttcactcctgtctttctttcattgtgaacaaggcccccgtaagccggggccgaaacgtcatctttttaacgattggtcggcgcttgaataTTTTCCGCCATAAACATACCCTACCAGACGGGTTTTCGTCGAACCCTAGATTTCATGTTTAGAaagcatggttaccaatccaccttccctgccaacatttcgatgtGACCCGAAAACTTGAAAGTTTCtgattgaaaatgatttataaggtgataaccacgtttcttgtaaaatcacaatatcaggggaataagtatttctagatttggaagagaagacaataatACGGAGAGGCAATTCCATTGCAACACTTTGATACCTTCCATGATtactgaccaattgaagaggcagaaaccgcctctttaaggatatcaacatggagaagaagtttgggtggtccttttttagcattcatctgtggagaactagatttagatggtgacgagggagcacggcgcttctgcgtagggcacgacatttccacatctgttgtgcagatgtcagtgcgacatgcaatgctaggaacagagatgttagctggaacctggggagcatcaggaggTGATGATGAGCGGCCagcactagctgcacaagctgaaacagatgcagacgttgctgccagagTGGATGTTGATGGTGACACAGATTGAACAGCAACAAAttgagccaacgcctcagaaaaAGTGGTTAGCAtacgctcaaccacattattaagtgctttttctactgtggtcacatttgaggcagtcaagttggactcaatgtccccaacagaagcgcgcacatgACTAGCATATGagtcttttttcctgttaagaacagcgtaagcatcggctcttgagcaccgcttctctttgataatttccaacaagctacgctcttcactacgttttgtgCAGTCGGCATCATCAGCAGAGTGGATGTTGCTGCAGCGACAACAATGAGGCTTCTCTGAGGTGCAGTTACCAGTAGAATGACCttctccacataaacggcagcgggtctccgacttgcatgctttgccgctatgcccgaaccgccagcagttggtgcattgaagagggcggcgTTCCAGAgtgtccacacggtatacaatcggccaaaTTTCTAATTCAGAAGGGCAGGAAGATCCAGCAAAAGTTGTTAatacagactcagtagcaacacgcgagccatttacctctctactacagcggtagactgaaaggaccccaattCCTGCATCCCGAAATTCTTCTACAATTTCTTGTGGggacgatgctgggtcgacaccgcgtacgatacccttgacacatgcaagctgttcgggaatgaatgctttcaccggcagtgagctgaaaattttgcactgaattaggcaagtctgcaacacaaacgatgtctgaggacttgcacacaatgctTCTATGGCCAAATGGACGGacttcagagatctgcagataGTGGTCTGTCAATGATCTTGGCTCCTGTCGAATTAGTTTGGGGGATTTCATTTTGATCGTACCCTCACCGATTGGCTCGAGGGCCACGGGAAtagcatcaatgccattttttggaaggactcaagcggcaggctttgggctggcaaaccaagctgccaaccttccacctggggaggtcaacgacatctctcggCAAAACGCaccctcaggttcacatgaactgtgTCTTAacctacgccttggccaaaaccccccaacgtagtacgggctcaccaatgatgaacaagccggaaccaccaggagaAGCAGAGACCAGCGGCAGCCAGCAAGGACACGTCAGCGAACACCCACTGTCTGTCCTTTCGCGATCAATCTGTAAGCGCTCCTCCTCACTTAAAAGCTTCGTCTTCATCGGCATTGAAGATTTGTGTGCTAAGACGATATAGGCCAGTATTTAAGAAGTGCCCTATCAGGCCACGTgaccataaaaaaaaacgaaaaccaaATGAAAGGTGACACAAAAACTTCAGGTACGAAGAAGCGAGTGCAAGACCCCACGTGACTAAGATGGAAAATACAGAATCAGAACAAGGCAAAATATAAGAAATCTAACTAACTCAGGTAAAAACTTCTGTGCAGCCCAAACCTATATACAAGACGGTCaaccaagcacaaaaaaaaaggttcaccaagCACAAAAAAACCAAACCTAGAGCCCCCTGGAAGCTAGGGAAAATAAATCGCTAAATCTGTGACACTACGCATGAAGAAAAAACTTGATGAACGATGACAAGCCAACACCAACACAGCAAAAATACATGACAGCAAGGAAGAGGAAGTAAAAACGCTAGAAACACTGGAAAAGCCAACAATTAACAAAGcaaggaaataaagtaaaaaacGCTAAAATCATCACGGTGAACATGAAAAAGCCAACAAACAACacggcaaaacacaaaaaaacaccAAAGAACTTAAAAACCTTGATATGTTAGAAAAACCATGCAACTTAAAAAGTTTGTTAATATCTAAAATGGCTAACTTTTTCCGTCATAGAAATTGAAGGTTTGCTGACACACAGATCATTCGAACGGATTATGTTTGATTATGTGTTATTCAAGGTTTGTTGTCTTGTGCACTGGTCCGCTTATTTCAAttttatagtaggatacaacttaaaaaaacagcagctgcTAACACTGGCCACAATCCGCGGCTCAGTGTATTGCTGTCtttcattcacagcgcaaagacgaacacggacaggaggggagacaccacaaagcgccgacttcaacaacgtttattgtgcgcagcgaatacatatagagtacagcgggcatgtgcagcaacaaaaaagaaagtcATGTtaagactggtagcagcgccaaaccgcaAGGGAACACGTTATCGTcggtacaagaaagaaaacaaagctaaaacctaaaaagGCAGGATGcacacaagaacaaaaaacataATACTCTGGCTCGAAATTCTCAAGATACGatgctccttatcacttaacaccACCGATGGGGCTGCTGACAGTAATCTCCTTGTTTCGCGATCTCACCAGCCTGCGCAgctatctccctggctgttttgctgacatacttatgaaggattGTTGATCTTACCAAAAAGGGACCACGTACGTTCCTTACACTTTTGGCAATCACGACAGTGTATGCCTAGACGGGATGCCCCAATGACGCTATTGCCGTGTTCAGTGAGTCTCGTTGAGACATCTGCCCGTTcggccaatgtaggctcggccaCAGGGCATATAACTGTCTTTCGCGCACTCTACAAAtggttgcctgtgcctaacagtgcaggaattgCTAACAGCGACGgtggaattcacctttttgcacagttttgagagcttgtctggtgcggaaaacaccacatgtacacctgctcttttccctatcttcttgagctggtgggcgatggtgtgcatgtaagtAAATACCGTCGCATTGTCTCTCGATTCAATCTGTGTCAGCCCCGCCGTAGTTTGGAACCACTTCCCTGCTTTCATTGAGCATGCTCTCTGCAACCGATAACAAGAGTGTGCATGGATAGCCAGAACCGCTcaaccgggtcacctggctagagAACGCAGAATCCAGTCAATGCTCACgcgatttctcgagagcactgcaaaagcaagacTTTACAATTGCCCGTTtaactagttttgagtgggctgaaccaaaaggaagcaCAGGtttgaaccgcgaggaaacaagcCTGTATTCCTGtatgaatggaacattcgttGCGCAGCTGAGGAATTAGTCATTATCgcctgggacggcccacaaattcgcaccgaagggggccacctcattacgccatcagggcgATGCACAGCGCCAGTGACTGCCAAAGGACatacatacctatcctgcgtcctttgttgtgctaccacaatgctcccgcgaagtgatcttgggtatagatTTCCTTCATCGACCTtacgctttcgacagacgaggCCATCCCTCCAATgaaaactctggaaaatcacgaAGTGAGCgtcagtcaggcaggttccttcctccctcctctattttgttttcctctcctcccgattcagccagaccacaccaatcattccgattacacagtgcctaatttattcacatctattcacaattgcggtgacaccactctgccgtcgggatgcggcctctcgtctcggcatttACCACCCGTCTGTCTcgttcctctcttcccggtcctcctttccagcctgctctctctcgtccttgcttccccgttgttcccttcggtcggctccttgTGAAGGCATCTTGACTGGTTCCCGGAATCCGACGGCCGTTAGCGCCGCCTCTCTCAggcgcagaccttggtcttatcgggtGATGTCCTTCTCCGGCGTACTTCGCACGGGCCAGCATCTCGCCTCGGCCGTCAGCCGTCTCTCCGGCGACAACTTGCCGCCACCTCGGTCAGTGCATATTGACCGAGGTTCCGCGGCACGTAGGACCGgcccgcgcacacacacacacacccatgaTGCCCCCATATAACTGCTGTTCGGGGGTGTCTCGTCCATCGgcgctgagcggcaagcacacacatacaaacacaACGCGCCGGCCATTTCTTCTCGCTACGTTCGGATGCGATAAGGCTGCGCGCGCCCGgcagcgtcccaccccgttcaagcattATCGCGACCGTaag
The Amblyomma americanum isolate KBUSLIRL-KWMA chromosome 3, ASM5285725v1, whole genome shotgun sequence genome window above contains:
- the LOC144124459 gene encoding uncharacterized protein LOC144124459, with protein sequence MGADITVLTETWLNESVRNSEIFSSQKCYHIFRCDRPSGRGGGTLIAVSEDIACFEVNLDTTLEFICVQIKINNKALLFCACYRPPSTTVGFCNYLHDILNIIQTRFPNRPIFLFGDFNFPAINWSDTHLGNDGSSESTSFFSALCSTFSLTQVVTQPTRVTSTSSSILDLLLTSSPDLVSDVSYLPGLSDHYLLLIGLSLPSNKSRNKTKTIYDYAKANFTSINDGLKLFLDDFLIKSDQRSVNENWCLFKNKLHELTELHVPRRIITTNGRSPWFTRSLKRLGNKKKDGYIPRQSHRENLNIGQHSEVWLRSTKMR